A genomic region of Pseudoalteromonas piscicida contains the following coding sequences:
- a CDS encoding chemotaxis protein CheW → MITEKASINEQVMLADRDDDTQFLTFMMAGEEYGMDILAVQEIRGWEEVTAIPNAPKYVNGAINLRGTIVPIIDLRVRFGLPQIEYGALTVVIVVSVVIKEATKIMGLVVDAVSDVYSINEETAKDVPDFQDSENSQFVQGLVNVGEKMVVLLNLKKILDLEVKQNEQLVVGG, encoded by the coding sequence ATGATCACTGAAAAAGCCTCGATTAATGAACAAGTCATGCTTGCAGACAGAGATGACGATACACAATTTCTCACCTTTATGATGGCGGGAGAAGAATATGGCATGGATATTCTGGCCGTACAGGAAATCAGAGGGTGGGAAGAAGTCACTGCAATTCCAAATGCTCCTAAGTATGTGAACGGTGCGATTAATTTACGTGGCACGATAGTGCCAATCATAGATTTAAGGGTTCGATTCGGCTTACCGCAAATCGAATATGGAGCTCTAACTGTGGTTATCGTTGTCTCCGTTGTAATAAAAGAGGCAACAAAAATTATGGGGTTAGTTGTTGATGCGGTATCTGACGTATACAGCATCAACGAAGAAACAGCGAAGGATGTTCCAGATTTTCAAGACTCGGAAAATAGTCAATTTGTACAAGGACTTGTAAATGTTGGTGAAAAAATGGTCGTACTTTTAAATTTGAAAAAGATATTAGATCTTGAAGTAAAGCAGAATGAGCAATTGGTTGTCGG
- a CDS encoding DUF2909 family protein, whose amino-acid sequence MIKIIIVVLLLLVFLNLFRAMLVMLKSEQQESMARLLQQRVYASIAVVLLICLAAQFGFIKLHSSPVVTTHKQIQTGTTKQHQQNANTKPQLEKQSDS is encoded by the coding sequence ATGATTAAAATTATTATTGTTGTATTGCTACTACTCGTTTTTCTAAATCTATTTAGAGCTATGCTAGTCATGCTCAAGTCAGAGCAACAAGAGTCGATGGCGAGGCTATTGCAACAAAGAGTTTATGCATCAATAGCTGTCGTACTTCTAATCTGTCTTGCCGCTCAATTTGGCTTTATAAAGCTACACTCTTCACCCGTTGTTACAACACATAAACAAATACAAACAGGCACAACCAAACAACATCAACAAAATGCCAATACCAAGCCCCAGCTTGAAAAGCAAAGTGATTCTTAG
- a CDS encoding COX15/CtaA family protein, which yields MSKVRIKIAIFACFVAITVVTLGAFTRLSDAGLGCPDWPGCYGFLTVPNETHELSAAKDNFPHLEVEAEKAWIEMIHRYFASFLGLLILALACIRLFKKQKTKNPNRHYYLLLLLVLFQGALGVWTVTMNLQPVIVMGHLLGGFSILALLVLLVLRLKYTTITASVTSLTCRLCYVALGVLIIQIALGGWLAANYAAPHCTGLPLCDNLQLFSWQSLFTLPEASATYEFGVLPFESRVSIHFIHRIWAVITVLMLLAACWPLLKASQNRVLRHSALVVLALVSIQVLVGAAIVHFQFPLLLTLFHNFMAAMVLLAMVRLCFFISLAQKVGVKYASIN from the coding sequence ATGTCCAAGGTAAGAATAAAAATCGCAATATTTGCCTGTTTCGTCGCAATAACGGTAGTGACACTTGGCGCCTTCACACGTTTAAGTGATGCGGGACTTGGGTGTCCAGATTGGCCTGGGTGTTACGGCTTTTTAACAGTACCAAATGAGACTCATGAACTATCTGCGGCGAAAGACAATTTTCCACATTTAGAAGTGGAAGCAGAAAAAGCTTGGATTGAAATGATCCATCGCTATTTTGCCAGCTTCCTCGGGTTACTTATTTTGGCACTTGCATGCATAAGGCTATTCAAGAAGCAAAAAACAAAAAACCCTAATCGTCACTACTACTTACTGCTATTGCTTGTGTTATTTCAAGGGGCACTTGGGGTGTGGACCGTGACGATGAATTTACAGCCAGTTATTGTGATGGGTCATTTACTAGGTGGGTTTAGTATTCTTGCATTGCTGGTGTTATTGGTTTTAAGGCTGAAATACACCACTATTACTGCTAGTGTAACTAGCCTTACCTGTCGTTTATGTTATGTGGCTCTTGGTGTGTTGATTATACAAATTGCGCTTGGTGGGTGGCTTGCAGCCAATTATGCTGCTCCACATTGTACAGGCTTGCCGCTATGTGACAATCTGCAACTTTTCTCTTGGCAGAGTTTATTTACGCTTCCTGAAGCTTCAGCGACTTATGAGTTTGGTGTTTTGCCATTCGAATCTAGAGTATCTATTCACTTTATCCATCGGATATGGGCAGTTATTACCGTTTTAATGTTACTTGCTGCATGCTGGCCACTGCTTAAAGCAAGTCAAAACCGAGTACTCCGACACTCAGCGCTTGTCGTTTTAGCTTTAGTTTCTATACAAGTTTTGGTTGGGGCTGCAATAGTACATTTTCAGTTTCCTCTATTGTTGACACTATTCCATAACTTCATGGCAGCTATGGTGTTATTAGCAATGGTGAGATTGTGCTTTTTTATCAGCTTGGCGCAAAAAGTAGGGGTGAAATATGCTTCAATTAACTAA
- a CDS encoding cytochrome c oxidase subunit 3, translated as MNHEQEKYYVPEQSPWPIVGAFALFFIAVGAGLTIIQLKSTSNSGVMLLLVGIAVLIYMIFGWFRNVIQESQTGLYSAQMDRSFKQGMGWFIFSEVMFFAAFFGALFYARMIAVPWLGGASNNASTNEVLWPQFEAVWPLLTTPDGTVTQAMGWQGLPLINTIILLASSVTLSFAHVALEKEQRAKVKAFLGLTVLLGVAFLTLQVEEYIHAYQDLGLTLQSGVYGNTFFLLTGFHGFHVTLGAIILFVIWIRVLKGHFTAKNHFAFQAGAWYWHFVDVVWLCLFVFVYVL; from the coding sequence ATGAACCATGAACAAGAAAAATATTACGTGCCTGAGCAAAGCCCATGGCCAATCGTAGGGGCTTTTGCGCTTTTCTTTATCGCGGTCGGCGCTGGCTTAACAATTATTCAACTTAAATCAACCAGTAATAGTGGAGTAATGCTACTGCTCGTTGGTATTGCTGTGCTGATCTATATGATTTTTGGTTGGTTCAGGAATGTGATCCAAGAATCTCAAACTGGATTATATTCTGCCCAAATGGATCGTTCGTTCAAGCAAGGAATGGGATGGTTTATCTTTTCCGAAGTTATGTTTTTTGCTGCTTTTTTTGGCGCACTTTTTTATGCTCGAATGATAGCTGTGCCGTGGTTAGGCGGTGCAAGTAATAACGCTAGTACCAATGAGGTTTTGTGGCCTCAATTTGAAGCTGTATGGCCATTGCTCACAACTCCAGATGGAACTGTAACTCAAGCTATGGGTTGGCAGGGACTTCCGCTGATCAATACGATTATTCTATTAGCATCATCAGTAACCCTTAGCTTTGCTCACGTAGCTTTAGAAAAAGAGCAAAGGGCGAAAGTGAAGGCGTTCTTAGGATTAACAGTACTACTTGGCGTCGCATTCTTAACCTTGCAAGTGGAAGAGTATATTCACGCTTACCAAGATCTGGGGCTAACTCTCCAGTCGGGAGTTTACGGTAATACGTTCTTTTTGCTGACAGGATTTCATGGTTTTCACGTCACACTTGGCGCGATCATTCTTTTCGTTATATGGATAAGGGTATTAAAGGGCCACTTTACCGCTAAGAATCACTTTGCTTTTCAAGCTGGGGCTTGGTATTGGCATTTTGTTGATGTTGTTTGGTTGTGCCTGTTTGTATTTGTTTATGTGTTGTAA
- a CDS encoding SCO family protein produces the protein MKKFFLIISMLILFGCGPAPDVSEKVVWYPKPKDVKAFELRDQYGEVVSNQDFTDKWNLLFLGYTSCPDVCPMTLLKLTHVYQSVKNKSDLQVWFVSVDPNRDTEERRLAYIKHFDPNFKAVSADHSALFPFVRDLGLIYAINQEQTEEYYVDHSASVALINPKGQLEAIFKPTHTAGAVPTIDDKLLLADLEKIIN, from the coding sequence ATGAAAAAATTTTTCTTAATTATCTCTATGTTAATTCTGTTTGGTTGTGGGCCTGCGCCAGATGTGTCGGAAAAAGTGGTTTGGTACCCTAAGCCTAAGGACGTGAAAGCGTTTGAATTAAGGGATCAATACGGTGAGGTAGTCTCAAATCAAGACTTTACCGATAAATGGAACTTGCTGTTTTTGGGTTACACTAGCTGTCCCGACGTGTGTCCTATGACGCTGTTGAAGCTAACTCACGTATATCAATCCGTAAAAAACAAAAGTGACTTACAAGTATGGTTTGTATCGGTCGATCCTAACCGAGATACTGAAGAGAGGCGTTTAGCCTACATCAAGCACTTTGATCCTAATTTTAAAGCGGTATCTGCCGATCATTCGGCTTTATTTCCTTTTGTGAGAGATCTCGGTTTAATCTACGCAATAAATCAGGAACAGACAGAAGAGTATTATGTTGATCATAGTGCGTCTGTAGCATTAATTAACCCTAAAGGCCAGCTTGAGGCTATTTTCAAACCTACACATACAGCTGGAGCTGTCCCTACAATCGATGACAAACTACTTCTCGCTGACCTTGAGAAGATCATCAATTAG
- a CDS encoding chemotaxis protein CheA yields the protein MSIDLSQFFDVFFEESFEGLDIMEAELLNLQPGHEDSETINTIFRAAHSIKGGSGTFGFTSVANFTHVLETLLDQIRDGRRQLTAEHVNLLLQSVDCLRALLTALQAEEEPDLSNANELKVKFEEILGGKESASSDTADSTPQGQESQTYQIDFKPLPHLFKTGNEPLYMLSELSELGDLETHAFCDAIPEIDDFNPEDCYLSWRLYLTTSHPESAIKEVFEWVEDDAEISITLCGGLFEDDVSVSTTPEPESEKKEASSNDTQNIDVPKTPSATKAKPEASKKSAESTSIRVGIDKVDSLINMVGELVITQAMLTQLGEQEPTENTLAAMQEGLAQLAHNTRDLQENVMRIRMLPISFVFSRFPRLVRDTSQKLNKQVELKLLGEQTELDKTVMEKISDPMVHLVRNSLDHGLETPEDRIKAGKDPVGTVTLNAFHQGGNIVIEIMDDGRGLNTEKIKSKAIANGLIQATDELTIEEVNELIFRPGFSTADEVSDISGRGVGMDVVRRNIQALNGSVEVTSAKGVGSTFTIRLPLTLAILDGQLVKVAKHTYIIPLISIVESLQIDIKKVSKVGNGLEVLRLRDEYIPILRLYQLFNHGGAIEELDKTLLVVVESDNHKVGLLVDDLLAQQQVVIKSLEANYQKVNGISGATILGDGRVSLIVDISGLIKLSGLKRPGTQELLVEQELDEVVS from the coding sequence ATGAGTATTGATTTAAGCCAATTTTTTGATGTCTTTTTTGAAGAGAGCTTTGAAGGTCTAGACATAATGGAAGCTGAGCTGCTGAATTTACAGCCAGGCCATGAAGACTCAGAAACGATCAATACTATATTTCGCGCAGCACACAGCATTAAAGGTGGCAGTGGAACATTTGGTTTTACTTCTGTCGCTAACTTCACGCATGTTTTGGAAACCTTACTCGATCAGATCAGGGATGGGCGTCGACAGTTGACCGCTGAACATGTCAATTTGCTGCTCCAATCCGTTGATTGTTTAAGGGCCTTATTAACCGCATTACAAGCCGAAGAAGAGCCAGATCTTTCCAATGCGAATGAGTTGAAAGTTAAATTTGAAGAGATTTTAGGTGGTAAAGAGAGTGCTAGCTCAGATACTGCCGATAGCACACCTCAAGGGCAAGAATCTCAAACCTATCAAATAGACTTTAAACCGCTCCCTCATTTGTTTAAAACCGGTAACGAGCCGCTTTATATGTTAAGTGAGCTGTCAGAATTGGGGGATTTAGAAACTCATGCGTTTTGTGATGCTATACCTGAGATTGATGACTTCAATCCAGAGGATTGCTACCTCAGTTGGAGGTTATACTTAACAACCAGTCATCCAGAATCGGCGATTAAAGAAGTATTTGAGTGGGTTGAAGATGATGCTGAAATTTCTATTACCTTATGTGGTGGTTTATTTGAAGATGATGTGAGTGTCTCCACAACGCCAGAACCAGAGAGTGAGAAGAAAGAAGCGTCGAGCAACGACACTCAAAATATTGATGTACCAAAAACACCCTCAGCGACAAAAGCTAAGCCTGAGGCTAGCAAGAAATCAGCAGAATCGACTTCGATCCGTGTTGGGATTGATAAAGTTGATTCGCTTATCAATATGGTAGGGGAGTTGGTTATTACCCAAGCTATGTTGACTCAATTAGGCGAGCAAGAACCGACTGAAAATACGCTTGCTGCGATGCAAGAAGGCCTCGCTCAATTAGCCCATAACACGCGCGATTTACAAGAAAATGTAATGCGTATCAGGATGTTACCTATTAGTTTTGTCTTCAGCCGATTTCCCCGTTTAGTAAGAGATACGTCACAGAAGTTGAATAAACAGGTTGAGCTAAAACTGCTAGGAGAGCAAACAGAATTAGATAAAACCGTGATGGAAAAAATTTCCGATCCTATGGTTCATTTAGTAAGAAACTCTTTGGATCACGGCTTAGAAACACCGGAAGACAGAATAAAAGCCGGAAAAGATCCCGTAGGTACGGTGACACTGAATGCTTTCCACCAAGGTGGAAATATTGTGATTGAAATCATGGATGATGGCAGAGGCTTGAATACCGAAAAAATAAAAAGTAAAGCAATTGCCAATGGCCTAATTCAAGCAACTGATGAGCTGACTATTGAAGAGGTTAATGAACTTATTTTTAGGCCAGGGTTTTCAACAGCTGATGAAGTGAGTGATATCTCTGGTCGCGGCGTAGGTATGGATGTTGTTCGACGAAATATTCAAGCATTAAACGGCAGCGTCGAAGTGACCTCTGCAAAAGGGGTTGGCTCGACATTTACGATTAGGCTGCCATTAACGCTGGCCATTCTTGATGGTCAACTGGTTAAAGTTGCAAAGCATACCTACATCATTCCACTTATTTCTATTGTTGAGTCTTTACAAATAGATATTAAAAAAGTGAGCAAAGTAGGTAATGGTTTAGAGGTGCTTCGGTTACGAGATGAATACATACCAATACTAAGGCTATATCAACTATTTAACCATGGTGGTGCAATAGAAGAGTTGGATAAAACACTGTTAGTAGTTGTAGAGAGTGATAATCACAAAGTGGGATTGTTGGTGGATGATTTACTAGCGCAACAACAGGTCGTTATTAAAAGTCTCGAAGCGAATTATCAGAAAGTAAATGGGATCTCAGGGGCGACAATTTTAGGTGATGGAAGAGTCTCTTTAATTGTTGATATTAGTGGTCTTATCAAACTGAGTGGCTTAAAGCGTCCAGGAACTCAAGAGTTATTAGTAGAACAAGAGTTAGATGAGGTGGTGTCATGA
- a CDS encoding STAS domain-containing protein yields the protein MLKLPPEMAINHVESLYHQIFQDSMETSDITIDISEVQRADTASIQLLCAVQKHLLSLEHKIVWHGESDALAQAVDELGLTHYLFHSIEN from the coding sequence ATGTTGAAACTCCCACCTGAAATGGCGATTAACCATGTGGAAAGCCTGTACCATCAGATTTTCCAAGACTCTATGGAAACATCAGACATCACGATTGATATTAGTGAAGTGCAAAGAGCCGACACAGCGTCTATACAACTGCTCTGTGCCGTACAGAAACACTTGCTCTCTTTAGAACATAAAATTGTATGGCATGGTGAAAGTGATGCTTTAGCGCAGGCGGTAGATGAGTTGGGATTAACCCATTATTTATTCCATAGTATTGAAAATTAA
- a CDS encoding SURF1 family protein produces the protein MDLGALFKGRSKPPILAALIVVLLCGSLSYWQWQRAQQKHVLQHKVEIEKSLGVANEQQVTSQPLTQYVNAEVSITGNFVGDAVWYLDNQVVKGRVGFDVIGIIKISETDEYLAVNLGFVPQQVSRVPTVYSLPSGTVSLPVYIKSSASKRFTLAKSAAEETTKQSVIQYIDVDYLSAESGKPLLPLIAYMTKNRLAGTEPHYQPVVMSPQKHEAYALQWLLIALAALVIGWKLSKKENKDV, from the coding sequence ATGGATTTAGGTGCACTTTTTAAAGGTAGATCAAAACCCCCCATATTGGCAGCATTAATCGTTGTTCTTTTATGTGGCTCGCTCTCTTATTGGCAGTGGCAAAGAGCGCAGCAAAAACATGTGTTGCAGCATAAAGTTGAGATTGAAAAATCGCTAGGCGTGGCTAATGAGCAGCAAGTAACATCCCAGCCGCTCACGCAATATGTTAATGCTGAAGTGTCGATTACAGGGAATTTTGTAGGCGATGCGGTTTGGTATTTAGATAATCAAGTCGTGAAAGGCCGAGTCGGTTTTGATGTAATTGGCATTATAAAAATTTCCGAAACTGATGAGTATCTAGCTGTTAATTTAGGTTTTGTGCCTCAGCAGGTTAGTCGCGTGCCTACCGTTTACTCTCTTCCAAGTGGCACCGTTTCTCTACCTGTCTATATCAAATCTAGTGCTAGTAAGCGGTTCACCTTAGCTAAGTCTGCGGCTGAGGAGACAACAAAACAATCTGTGATTCAGTATATTGATGTTGATTACTTGTCTGCGGAGTCAGGTAAACCTCTTTTACCTCTAATTGCCTACATGACTAAAAATAGACTTGCTGGGACTGAGCCCCATTATCAACCGGTCGTAATGTCACCGCAAAAACATGAAGCTTATGCATTACAGTGGTTGCTTATTGCCTTGGCCGCGCTAGTAATTGGCTGGAAACTTTCAAAAAAGGAGAATAAAGATGTCTAA
- the cyoE gene encoding heme o synthase produces the protein MLQLTNFSELQKATTLLQAYFGMCKFKVVCMLVITAWVGMMLAPQSDKTLLAQLMSLFGIGLLSSSAAAVNHIVDREIDKKMARTRNRPLATDSVSVSSALIFATGLAISGYALLTIFANQLCALLTLAALFGYAVVYTLLLKRATPQNIVIGGLAGAMPPLLGWVSETGQLGAEPWLLVMIIFAWTPPHFWALAIARKRDYEKAEVPMLPVTHGNEFTKLCVLFYTIILTLVCLLPYLVGMSGWIYLLVSGIANVAFIYKATKLMRTNSLEYAMRVFYFSIWHLLIVFIALFVDKAFI, from the coding sequence ATGCTTCAATTAACTAATTTTTCAGAGCTTCAAAAAGCAACTACGCTATTACAAGCCTACTTTGGCATGTGTAAGTTCAAAGTAGTATGTATGTTAGTTATTACTGCTTGGGTCGGGATGATGTTAGCACCGCAAAGTGATAAAACATTATTGGCACAGTTAATGAGTTTGTTTGGCATTGGTTTACTTTCAAGTAGTGCAGCAGCTGTAAATCATATCGTGGATAGAGAAATAGATAAAAAGATGGCGCGAACACGAAACCGACCGTTAGCGACAGACTCCGTTTCTGTATCATCAGCTTTAATCTTCGCGACGGGCCTCGCAATTTCAGGATATGCTCTATTAACTATTTTTGCCAATCAGTTATGTGCGCTACTTACCTTAGCCGCGCTATTCGGTTATGCCGTGGTTTATACGTTATTGTTAAAGCGCGCAACACCTCAAAACATAGTAATAGGGGGGTTAGCAGGAGCGATGCCACCTCTGTTAGGTTGGGTCAGTGAGACTGGTCAGCTTGGTGCAGAGCCTTGGTTGTTAGTAATGATCATTTTTGCTTGGACACCTCCCCACTTTTGGGCATTAGCTATTGCTCGTAAACGAGATTACGAAAAAGCCGAAGTCCCCATGTTACCAGTAACGCATGGAAACGAATTTACAAAACTCTGTGTGCTATTTTATACCATCATTTTGACTTTAGTCTGTTTGCTACCTTACCTAGTGGGAATGTCTGGTTGGATCTACTTGCTGGTCTCCGGCATAGCAAATGTCGCTTTTATTTACAAAGCCACAAAGCTTATGAGAACAAATAGTTTAGAGTATGCTATGAGGGTATTCTATTTCTCTATCTGGCATCTTTTGATAGTGTTCATTGCACTCTTTGTGGATAAAGCATTTATATGA
- the ctaD gene encoding cytochrome c oxidase subunit I, which produces MSAIVEEHSQHTAPKGLKRWLFTTNHKDIGTLYLLFSLSMFLIGGAMAMVIRAELFQPGLQLVDPHFFNQMTTVHGLIMVFGAVMPAFTGLANWMIPMMIGAPDMALPRMNNWSFWILPFAFAILLMSLFLEGGGPAFGWTFYAPLSTTYSNDNTAFFVFAIHIMGISSIMGAINVIVTIVNLRAPGMTWMKLPLFVWTWLITAFLLIAVMPVLAGAVTMVLTDKFFGTSFFDAAGGGDPVMFQHIFWFFGHPEVYIMILPAFGIISTIVPTFSRKKLFGYASMVYATASIALLSFVVWAHHMFTTGMPLAGELFFMYATMLISVPTGVKVFNWVATMWRGAISFEVPMLFAIAFIVLFTIGGFSGLMLAITPADFQYHDTYFVVAHFHYVLVTGAVFSIMAAAYYWLPKWTGHMFDIKLAKFHFWLSLVSVNVLFFPMHFVGLAGMPRRIPDYALQFADFNAIISIGGFAFGLSQLLFVAVVYKCIKGGEQAPGKVWDGAEGLEWQVPSPAPYHTFSTPPEIK; this is translated from the coding sequence ATGAGTGCCATCGTAGAAGAACATTCACAACATACAGCTCCCAAAGGCTTAAAGCGCTGGCTGTTTACCACCAATCATAAAGACATTGGAACACTGTATTTATTGTTCTCACTAAGCATGTTTTTAATCGGTGGTGCTATGGCGATGGTGATCCGAGCCGAGTTATTCCAACCAGGGTTGCAGCTTGTAGATCCGCATTTTTTTAATCAAATGACGACAGTACATGGACTAATAATGGTATTTGGCGCAGTCATGCCCGCATTTACAGGCCTTGCCAACTGGATGATCCCAATGATGATTGGTGCTCCTGATATGGCGCTACCTAGAATGAATAACTGGAGCTTTTGGATACTACCCTTTGCATTTGCAATTTTACTGATGTCGTTATTTTTGGAAGGCGGCGGGCCTGCTTTCGGTTGGACTTTTTATGCGCCACTATCTACAACGTATAGCAATGACAATACAGCATTTTTTGTTTTTGCGATCCATATAATGGGCATTAGCTCTATTATGGGTGCTATCAACGTTATCGTGACCATTGTCAATCTTAGAGCTCCAGGTATGACATGGATGAAGTTGCCTTTATTTGTCTGGACTTGGCTGATCACTGCATTTCTTCTGATTGCAGTTATGCCCGTACTCGCTGGCGCTGTGACTATGGTATTGACTGATAAGTTCTTTGGAACGAGCTTTTTTGATGCAGCAGGTGGTGGTGATCCTGTTATGTTCCAGCATATATTCTGGTTCTTTGGTCATCCTGAAGTGTACATCATGATATTACCTGCCTTCGGCATAATCTCTACGATAGTACCGACATTTTCAAGAAAGAAACTGTTTGGCTATGCATCAATGGTTTATGCAACCGCGTCGATTGCTCTGTTGTCGTTCGTCGTTTGGGCTCATCATATGTTTACTACGGGTATGCCTTTAGCTGGTGAGTTGTTTTTTATGTATGCAACTATGCTCATATCTGTGCCTACTGGCGTTAAGGTTTTTAATTGGGTAGCTACAATGTGGCGAGGTGCTATTAGTTTTGAGGTGCCCATGCTTTTTGCCATTGCGTTTATCGTACTTTTCACAATTGGCGGATTTTCCGGTTTGATGTTAGCAATTACGCCCGCAGATTTCCAATATCACGATACCTACTTCGTTGTCGCGCATTTCCATTACGTGTTGGTTACGGGTGCAGTATTCTCAATAATGGCCGCCGCATATTATTGGTTACCAAAGTGGACAGGTCACATGTTTGATATCAAATTGGCTAAATTTCACTTTTGGCTCTCTTTGGTTAGTGTGAACGTATTGTTCTTCCCTATGCACTTTGTTGGTCTTGCTGGCATGCCAAGGCGGATCCCTGATTATGCTCTACAGTTCGCTGATTTCAACGCGATCATTAGTATCGGAGGGTTTGCTTTCGGTCTTTCTCAACTGTTGTTTGTTGCAGTGGTTTATAAATGTATAAAAGGTGGAGAGCAGGCCCCAGGGAAAGTGTGGGATGGGGCTGAGGGATTAGAGTGGCAAGTACCATCTCCGGCTCCTTATCATACCTTTTCAACGCCACCGGAGATTAAGTAA
- a CDS encoding response regulator has translation MKKILAVDDSASMRQMVGFTLKKAGFDVTEAKDGSEALSIAKQQGFDAVISDVNMPVMDGITLIKELRSLPNYKFTPLLMLTTESGLDKKTEGKAAGATGWIVKPFNPEQLLAVLKKVIR, from the coding sequence ATGAAAAAGATTTTAGCTGTGGATGATTCGGCGTCAATGCGCCAAATGGTTGGCTTTACTTTGAAAAAAGCAGGTTTTGATGTCACGGAAGCCAAAGATGGCAGTGAAGCGCTATCTATTGCCAAGCAACAAGGGTTCGATGCCGTGATCTCTGATGTAAATATGCCTGTAATGGATGGGATCACTCTTATTAAAGAGCTGCGCAGCTTACCCAACTATAAGTTCACCCCTTTACTGATGCTGACAACTGAGTCGGGGTTAGATAAAAAAACAGAAGGTAAAGCGGCGGGAGCAACAGGTTGGATAGTGAAGCCATTCAACCCTGAACAACTACTAGCGGTATTGAAAAAAGTCATAAGATAG
- a CDS encoding cytochrome c oxidase assembly protein yields MQHGRLLKKLILLTLGMFAFAFALVPLYDVFCDVTGLNGKPSMEIAKQSESIAQSRQVDVSFTTHSQSQAPFKVDAVEHSVRVQPGKLTDVKFIAKNLSDSERVLQAIPSVSPGKAAKYLHKMACFCFDQQPMKGKEEVEFVLRFYVDTELPSDVEELTLSYTLFDITERVSKQDSDGLNMLAAREEFKYEP; encoded by the coding sequence ATGCAACATGGACGCCTGCTTAAGAAGCTAATTTTGTTGACGCTAGGTATGTTTGCTTTTGCCTTTGCACTGGTTCCTCTATACGACGTTTTTTGTGATGTCACAGGCCTAAATGGTAAGCCATCCATGGAAATCGCCAAGCAGAGCGAGTCAATTGCGCAAAGTCGACAAGTAGATGTGAGCTTCACAACGCATAGTCAAAGCCAGGCGCCATTTAAAGTCGATGCAGTCGAGCATTCGGTTAGAGTTCAACCCGGTAAGCTAACCGATGTCAAATTCATTGCAAAAAATTTGAGTGATAGTGAGCGTGTGTTGCAAGCGATCCCTTCAGTGTCTCCAGGGAAAGCGGCAAAGTATTTACACAAAATGGCCTGCTTTTGTTTTGATCAGCAACCAATGAAAGGCAAAGAAGAAGTTGAGTTTGTCTTGAGGTTCTATGTAGATACGGAGCTCCCAAGTGATGTTGAGGAACTCACGCTTTCATATACGTTGTTTGATATTACAGAGCGAGTTAGCAAACAAGACAGTGATGGACTGAATATGCTGGCCGCTCGAGAGGAGTTCAAATATGAACCATGA